The following coding sequences lie in one Candidatus Polarisedimenticolia bacterium genomic window:
- the hisC gene encoding histidinol-phosphate transaminase, which yields MSPRIPQHLSNLMPYVPGQSEESAARGDGTEAPLKLASNENPLGPSPRALEAVRLELERSHRYPEGTGRQLREELARRLGVAANQIILGNGSTELVELLVRTFQGSGGSSVVPAGTFIMYRIAVLAARGRLVEVPLREQRIDPAAVAAACDPRTPLVFLANPNNPTGNYFTTPELQDYFRHLPGGVITVLDEAYREYLQRPDYPSGLDALREGRTVVVLRTFSKAHGLAGLRIGYGIGPADLIATMEKVRSPFNTSRVAQAAALAALDDSAHLAATVETNRIGLEHVAAELSKRGVPFTPSVANFHLVHFQRDAEDVHRDLLAEGVIARPMGAYGFPRSLRITVGTPPQNDRLLLSLDRVLAKGPPASS from the coding sequence ATGAGTCCCCGAATTCCGCAGCACCTCTCGAACCTCATGCCGTATGTCCCGGGGCAGTCGGAGGAGTCTGCCGCGCGCGGGGACGGTACCGAGGCGCCTTTGAAGCTGGCATCCAACGAGAACCCGCTGGGCCCCTCCCCGCGCGCCCTCGAAGCAGTGCGTCTGGAGCTGGAGCGCTCCCACCGCTATCCGGAAGGGACCGGCAGGCAGCTCAGAGAAGAGCTCGCCCGCCGGCTTGGGGTCGCCGCGAACCAGATCATCCTGGGGAATGGATCCACGGAGCTGGTGGAGCTGTTGGTGCGAACCTTCCAGGGGAGCGGGGGAAGCAGCGTGGTCCCCGCGGGGACCTTCATCATGTACCGCATCGCGGTGCTCGCGGCTCGCGGGCGCCTGGTTGAGGTCCCGCTGCGCGAGCAGCGGATCGATCCGGCCGCCGTGGCGGCGGCCTGCGACCCCCGGACGCCTCTGGTCTTTCTGGCGAACCCGAACAATCCGACGGGCAACTACTTCACAACCCCCGAGCTCCAGGACTACTTCCGGCACCTGCCGGGGGGTGTCATCACCGTGCTCGACGAAGCCTACCGCGAGTACCTGCAGCGTCCTGATTATCCCTCCGGCCTCGACGCGCTTCGCGAAGGAAGGACGGTCGTGGTGCTGCGGACCTTCTCCAAAGCGCATGGGCTTGCGGGGCTGCGCATCGGCTACGGCATCGGCCCGGCCGATCTCATCGCGACGATGGAAAAGGTCCGATCTCCTTTCAACACGAGCCGTGTCGCGCAAGCCGCTGCGCTGGCCGCGCTGGATGACTCTGCCCATCTCGCGGCCACTGTCGAGACCAACCGCATCGGGTTGGAGCACGTGGCGGCCGAGCTGTCGAAACGGGGCGTCCCCTTCACCCCCAGCGTGGCCAACTTCCACCTGGTGCATTTCCAAAGGGACGCCGAGGATGTCCACCGCGACCTCCTGGCCGAAGGGGTCATCGCCCGGCCGATGGGGGCCTACGGATTCCCGCGCTCGCTCCGTATCACGGTAGGCACGCCCCCACAGAACGACAGGCTGCTTCTATCCCTCGACCGCGTGCTGGCCAAGGGGCCGCCGGCGTCTTCCTAA
- a CDS encoding segregation/condensation protein A yields MPSESDHPAPSPESGGFDPAASGTEEGASPVAGTGYRVRLTAFEGPLDLLLHLIRVNEIDLFNIPIVSITRQYNETLDLMRELNLEVAGEYLVMAATLLHIKSKMLLPPDPEAAVSGPSDPRAELVRQLEEYRRYREVALALGQAEFEQNRTWSRPASLVTGFEGEAAVVADLFSLLGAFKRILDTLSRQEQLALKRERISLLDRIHWVLDRLREMRRAPFSSLFEPGASRADLIVTFLALLELIRLQVIGAAQDVRFGEIEIVLLEEPDQIRIDAERVLDA; encoded by the coding sequence ATGCCGTCCGAATCTGATCATCCCGCACCCTCGCCGGAGAGCGGCGGGTTCGATCCGGCCGCCTCGGGAACGGAAGAGGGTGCCTCCCCGGTCGCCGGGACCGGCTATCGAGTCCGGCTGACCGCCTTCGAGGGGCCTCTCGATCTCCTCCTGCACCTGATTCGCGTCAACGAGATCGATCTCTTCAACATTCCGATCGTCTCCATCACCCGCCAGTACAACGAGACCCTCGATTTGATGCGGGAGCTCAACCTGGAGGTTGCCGGCGAGTACCTGGTGATGGCGGCCACGCTGCTGCACATCAAGTCGAAGATGCTCCTGCCGCCCGACCCGGAGGCGGCGGTGTCCGGTCCGTCCGACCCGCGCGCCGAGCTGGTCCGCCAGCTGGAGGAATACCGCCGTTACCGGGAAGTGGCCCTCGCGCTGGGTCAGGCCGAATTCGAGCAGAACCGCACCTGGAGCCGCCCCGCATCTCTGGTGACCGGCTTCGAAGGGGAGGCGGCGGTGGTGGCCGATCTGTTCAGCCTCCTGGGGGCCTTCAAGCGGATCCTGGACACCTTGAGCCGGCAGGAGCAGCTGGCGCTGAAGCGCGAGCGGATCTCGCTGCTGGATCGGATCCACTGGGTGCTGGATCGGCTGCGCGAGATGCGGCGTGCCCCTTTCTCGAGCCTGTTCGAGCCGGGCGCCTCGCGCGCCGATCTCATCGTGACCTTCCTCGCGCTCCTCGAGCTGATCCGCCTCCAGGTGATCGGGGCCGCGCAGGATGTCCGCTTCGGGGAGATCGAGATCGTGCTTCTGGAAGAGCCGGATCAAATCCGCATCGATGCGGAAAGGGTCCTGGATGCCTGA
- the scpB gene encoding SMC-Scp complex subunit ScpB yields MPDAKLTSEEIKAILEALIYVSEEPVKQEEILSALPQEQREEILQCLEELLLEYSGTPRGLRIVQVAGGYRMQTRPEHDAWIRNLYRQRNKVRLSRAALETLAIIAYRQPVTSPEIQAIRGANPMGVLQTLLERRLVRTLGRKKVVGKPILYGTTDEFLIHFGLNGLGDLPSLEDFPGLSESGLETPEGPLAAAAGSLEGLSASGPEVRGGRFIELRDADDEWEEDRPVGAPPATPLADGPRDDEEE; encoded by the coding sequence ATGCCTGACGCCAAGCTGACCTCGGAAGAGATCAAGGCGATCCTCGAGGCGCTCATCTACGTCTCGGAGGAGCCGGTCAAGCAGGAGGAGATCCTTTCCGCATTGCCGCAGGAGCAGCGGGAGGAAATCCTCCAATGCCTCGAGGAGCTTCTCCTGGAATACTCGGGGACTCCCCGTGGGCTGCGCATCGTGCAGGTCGCCGGCGGCTACCGTATGCAGACGAGGCCGGAGCACGATGCCTGGATTCGCAACCTGTATCGGCAGCGCAACAAGGTCCGGCTGTCGCGAGCGGCGCTGGAGACCCTCGCGATCATCGCCTACCGGCAGCCGGTCACCTCTCCGGAGATCCAGGCGATCCGCGGAGCCAATCCGATGGGCGTGCTGCAGACGCTGCTGGAGCGCCGGCTCGTCCGGACGCTGGGGCGCAAGAAGGTGGTGGGCAAGCCGATCCTTTACGGGACCACCGATGAGTTCCTCATTCATTTCGGCTTGAACGGTCTTGGCGATTTGCCCAGCCTGGAGGATTTCCCCGGATTGTCGGAAAGCGGCCTGGAGACTCCCGAAGGCCCGCTCGCCGCCGCGGCCGGCTCGCTGGAAGGGCTGTCGGCCTCCGGCCCGGAAGTGCGCGGCGGGCGCTTCATCGAGCTGCGAGACGCCGACGATGAATGGGAGGAGGATCGTCCCGTGGGCGCGCCGCCCGCAACGCCTCTGGCCGACGGACCCCGGGACGATGAAGAAGAATGA
- the trpS gene encoding tryptophan--tRNA ligase, whose protein sequence is MNASQERVLSGFRPSGPLHIGHWVGALQNWVSLQRQYRCFYAVCDWHALTSEYAHTAPLRDYVFQMALDWLAAGLDPEVATLFVQSRVKEHAELHLILSMIVPLGWLERVPTYKEQQQQVATRDLTNYGFLGYPVLQTADILAYKAHWVPVGEDQISHLELCREITRRFNSLYGEIFPEPQPKIARIPRLPGTDGRKMSKSYNNAVYLSDSQAEASRKVLTMVTDPARVRRSDPGNPDVCPVFTLHKAFSSMETLETVNRECRTAGIGCIDCKKMLLAHLDETLTPLRVRREALAQKPQQVHEILEVGAATARGFASQTLQEVRDAVRI, encoded by the coding sequence ATGAACGCCTCGCAGGAAAGGGTCCTCTCGGGATTCAGGCCCTCCGGGCCGCTGCACATCGGGCACTGGGTGGGGGCCCTGCAGAACTGGGTGTCCCTGCAGCGGCAGTACCGCTGCTTCTACGCGGTCTGTGATTGGCACGCCCTCACTTCCGAGTACGCCCACACCGCTCCGCTGCGCGATTACGTCTTCCAGATGGCGCTCGACTGGCTCGCCGCCGGGCTGGATCCCGAGGTCGCGACGCTGTTCGTGCAGTCGCGCGTCAAGGAGCACGCCGAGCTGCACCTGATCCTCTCGATGATCGTGCCGCTGGGATGGCTGGAGCGCGTGCCGACCTACAAGGAGCAGCAGCAGCAGGTCGCGACGCGCGATCTCACCAATTACGGCTTCCTCGGCTATCCTGTCCTGCAGACGGCCGATATCCTGGCTTACAAGGCCCACTGGGTGCCGGTGGGAGAGGACCAGATTTCCCACCTGGAGCTGTGCCGCGAGATCACCCGGCGATTCAATTCGCTCTATGGCGAGATCTTCCCCGAGCCCCAGCCCAAGATCGCCAGGATTCCGAGGCTGCCCGGGACCGATGGCAGAAAAATGAGCAAGAGCTACAACAACGCGGTCTATCTGTCGGATTCGCAAGCGGAGGCGAGCCGGAAGGTCCTGACGATGGTGACCGACCCGGCCCGGGTGCGGCGCTCCGATCCAGGAAATCCGGACGTCTGTCCGGTCTTCACGCTCCACAAGGCCTTCTCGTCGATGGAGACGCTGGAGACCGTGAACCGGGAGTGCCGGACCGCCGGGATCGGCTGTATCGACTGCAAGAAGATGTTGCTGGCGCACCTGGACGAGACGCTCACGCCGCTGCGAGTGCGGCGCGAGGCGCTTGCGCAAAAGCCGCAGCAGGTGCACGAAATCCTGGAGGTGGGAGCCGCCACGGCGCGAGGATTTGCGTCGCAGACGCTGCAGGAGGTCCGGGATGCCGTCCGAATCTGA
- a CDS encoding cyclic nucleotide-binding domain-containing protein, protein MVAHPLKDFVVRYKSGDLIYREGDQGSEMYIVQSGAVEIARSLAGKDHVVAVMEKGDFFGEMSILEGCPRTASARAVEDSELVEITSAVFDRMIRGNIEIAVRMLRKLSSRLQEANRKIEENLARPGSAVAVTPEAERVVPVASASKPTAPVRGRVAPLPEGVLGTLVLGEGEQVFPIRADVCLIGRYDPVTGTRPEIDLTAYDTNRSVSRRHAKLVARGNDWFLSEEVGALNGTFLNGKRLTPGKSEPVRSGDTLALGMVLLKFQGRTPAS, encoded by the coding sequence GTGGTCGCACATCCCCTGAAGGATTTCGTCGTCCGCTACAAATCGGGGGACCTGATCTATCGCGAAGGCGATCAGGGCTCCGAGATGTATATCGTGCAGTCGGGAGCGGTCGAGATCGCCAGGAGCCTGGCGGGCAAGGATCACGTGGTCGCGGTCATGGAAAAGGGCGACTTCTTCGGGGAGATGTCGATCCTGGAAGGCTGCCCGCGGACCGCCTCGGCGCGCGCCGTGGAGGATTCGGAGCTGGTCGAGATCACCAGCGCGGTGTTCGACCGGATGATCCGGGGCAACATCGAGATCGCCGTCCGGATGCTGCGCAAGCTGAGCTCGCGGCTGCAGGAGGCCAACCGCAAGATAGAGGAGAATCTGGCGCGTCCTGGATCGGCGGTCGCCGTGACTCCCGAGGCGGAGCGCGTTGTGCCGGTGGCTTCCGCCTCCAAGCCCACGGCGCCCGTGCGGGGACGCGTCGCGCCGCTCCCGGAGGGAGTCCTGGGGACGCTCGTGCTGGGAGAAGGAGAGCAGGTGTTTCCGATTCGCGCCGACGTCTGTCTGATCGGGCGCTACGATCCGGTCACCGGCACGCGGCCCGAGATCGATCTCACCGCCTACGACACGAACCGCTCCGTCTCCCGCCGGCACGCCAAGCTGGTGGCCCGCGGGAACGACTGGTTCCTCAGCGAGGAAGTCGGGGCGCTCAACGGCACGTTTCTGAACGGAAAGAGGCTGACGCCGGGGAAATCGGAGCCGGTGCGCTCGGGGGACACGCTGGCGCTGGGCATGGTGCTGCTGAAATTCCAGGGGCGCACCCCGGCATCCTGA
- a CDS encoding pseudouridine synthase: MKKNEAGESPAGERLQKLIAQAGLASRREAEGWILQGRVSVNGRRVTELGTRALLGRDTVRVDGRKLPHSERPTAILINKPKGYLSTCSDPEKRPTVLDLIPQVRQRLYPVGRLDFNSEGLLILTNDGELALAVTHPRNQCAKVYRVKVRGVPPDEALGRLRRGIPLEGRKTSPAAVTKVRTEKNAWIEVTLREGRKNEIRRMFKQIGHPVLKLKRISIGGIGDRGLAPGSWRHLTQEEIRSLKSGAR, encoded by the coding sequence ATGAAGAAGAATGAGGCCGGCGAGAGCCCGGCGGGCGAGCGGCTCCAGAAGCTCATCGCTCAGGCCGGATTGGCCTCGCGACGGGAAGCGGAAGGCTGGATCCTCCAGGGACGGGTCTCGGTCAATGGAAGGCGCGTCACCGAGCTGGGAACGCGTGCCCTCCTGGGACGCGACACGGTCCGCGTGGACGGCCGGAAGCTCCCTCACTCCGAGCGTCCTACCGCAATCCTGATCAACAAGCCCAAAGGCTATCTTTCCACCTGCTCCGATCCCGAGAAGCGTCCCACCGTGCTGGACCTGATCCCGCAAGTCCGCCAGCGCCTCTACCCGGTGGGGAGACTCGACTTCAACTCCGAAGGTCTCCTGATCCTGACGAACGATGGCGAGCTGGCGCTGGCGGTGACCCATCCCCGGAACCAGTGCGCCAAGGTCTACCGGGTGAAGGTGCGGGGCGTCCCTCCGGACGAGGCGCTTGGCCGCCTGCGCCGGGGCATCCCGCTCGAGGGAAGGAAAACCTCCCCCGCGGCGGTGACCAAGGTCCGCACCGAGAAGAACGCCTGGATCGAAGTCACCCTGCGGGAAGGGCGCAAGAACGAGATCCGGCGGATGTTCAAGCAGATCGGCCATCCGGTTCTCAAGCTCAAGCGCATCTCGATCGGAGGGATCGGCGACCGCGGGCTGGCCCCCGGAAGCTGGCGGCATCTCACCCAGGAGGAGATACGCTCCCTGAAAAGCGGCGCGCGATGA
- a CDS encoding M23 family metallopeptidase gives MHPSPWILCALLVALPSAPDPRSESRYRPPLDGEASPVSSFGEYRPDHLHPGIDLSTGGRTGLPVHAIADGDIFRLKVEWRGYGRAVYVRHADGRISVFAHLESFEEKTLKLESRVAAARQQTRSRYPGDIYIDPPLRVRRGQVIALTGESGAGLPHLHFELRRDDAHPADPSPAVGTIREQPAIRFEALILLAAEPSALVQGERSAEIRLFRDAAGYYMPASPPVVTGSFLPEARLVSEDREGHRFGIRQLTVILDGTAVYRFRMEEFSFDAYPQIGLLMDHARSRLSPAASTYRLQRVAGNELGRVHEASESPWPALSPGNHLLEVEAAGAFGGSARARVPFRIVRPPELGWKQEAAPRDGTVRMSLTGWEPEGATGGKSPITYAFLGQEGAAPCRERTSEPQGEACTFEIASGSQGIVASLDEAGVVVKRLLQPLAAGGSASVTLLPRPRPGFLDLELASLSGPPPIRARLLGEGGKEVGTLEVQAIGENRLAIPLSFDLLRLMRKVVLEWPDGLAIPSFEVVPEAVYASPESDLRFARCGVELQIPKGALYGPAALACESVRQPAAKEGAGALPRGPAVRLLPEGLPLSHKAPLRFPIPADVSTPNRLGIYRLDSASATWVYQGGERQGDAFVFNAGRFDTYALMEDVTPPTVLGIEPAPQGRPRSPFSLLKVRVQDDASGLGYDGVHLTVDGAELLMEYDPDRGWATGRTDRPLSRGTHALECWAEDRAGNRAPTKSFQVEIR, from the coding sequence ATGCACCCGTCGCCCTGGATCCTCTGCGCCCTGCTCGTGGCTCTTCCTTCAGCCCCCGATCCGCGCTCCGAATCGCGTTACCGCCCGCCGCTCGATGGGGAGGCATCGCCCGTCTCCTCGTTCGGAGAGTACCGGCCCGACCACCTGCATCCGGGAATCGATCTCTCCACGGGCGGGCGCACCGGCCTGCCGGTCCATGCCATCGCCGACGGCGACATCTTCCGCCTGAAGGTCGAATGGCGCGGCTACGGACGTGCCGTCTATGTCCGGCACGCCGACGGGCGGATCTCGGTGTTCGCTCATCTCGAGTCGTTCGAGGAGAAAACCCTCAAGCTGGAGTCGCGGGTCGCCGCCGCCCGGCAGCAGACGCGCTCCCGCTATCCTGGGGACATCTACATCGATCCCCCCCTGCGCGTGCGCCGGGGGCAGGTCATCGCGCTCACCGGCGAAAGCGGGGCGGGACTTCCGCACCTGCATTTCGAGCTGCGCCGCGATGACGCGCATCCCGCCGATCCGTCCCCGGCGGTCGGCACGATCCGGGAGCAGCCCGCGATCCGGTTCGAAGCCCTCATCCTGCTGGCGGCGGAGCCCTCGGCGCTGGTGCAGGGCGAGCGAAGTGCCGAGATCCGCCTGTTCCGCGACGCTGCCGGGTATTACATGCCGGCGTCACCGCCCGTGGTGACGGGTAGCTTCCTGCCGGAGGCACGTCTCGTGTCGGAGGATCGGGAGGGACATCGTTTCGGGATCCGCCAGCTGACCGTCATCCTCGACGGCACGGCCGTCTACCGCTTCCGCATGGAGGAGTTCTCCTTCGACGCCTACCCGCAGATCGGGCTGCTGATGGACCATGCGCGCAGCCGGCTGTCTCCGGCCGCTTCGACCTACCGGCTGCAGCGCGTCGCCGGCAACGAGCTCGGCCGCGTTCACGAGGCATCGGAGTCGCCCTGGCCCGCGCTGTCGCCTGGCAATCACCTGCTCGAGGTGGAAGCGGCGGGAGCGTTCGGAGGATCGGCCCGGGCGCGTGTCCCGTTCCGTATTGTCCGGCCGCCCGAGCTGGGCTGGAAGCAGGAAGCGGCCCCAAGGGACGGGACGGTCCGAATGAGCCTCACCGGATGGGAGCCGGAAGGCGCCACCGGCGGGAAGAGCCCGATCACTTACGCTTTTCTCGGGCAGGAAGGGGCGGCCCCCTGCCGGGAGCGTACCTCCGAACCGCAGGGGGAGGCCTGCACTTTCGAGATCGCCTCGGGGAGCCAGGGAATCGTGGCGAGCCTGGATGAGGCGGGGGTGGTCGTGAAACGGCTGCTGCAGCCGCTGGCAGCGGGAGGATCCGCGAGCGTCACGCTTCTCCCTCGCCCCAGGCCCGGATTCCTGGATCTGGAGCTGGCATCGCTCTCAGGACCCCCTCCCATTCGCGCGCGCCTGCTCGGCGAGGGTGGAAAGGAAGTCGGGACCCTGGAGGTCCAGGCCATCGGAGAAAATCGCCTCGCGATCCCGCTGTCCTTCGACCTGCTGCGTCTGATGCGCAAAGTGGTGCTGGAATGGCCCGACGGGCTTGCCATCCCTTCCTTCGAGGTGGTGCCGGAGGCAGTCTATGCGTCGCCGGAGAGCGACCTGCGGTTCGCGCGCTGCGGCGTGGAGCTGCAGATTCCCAAGGGTGCGCTCTATGGACCGGCCGCCTTGGCCTGCGAGAGCGTCAGGCAGCCCGCCGCCAAAGAGGGCGCAGGAGCTTTGCCGCGCGGCCCCGCCGTCCGGCTCCTCCCCGAGGGGCTTCCGCTGTCGCACAAGGCGCCGCTGCGCTTTCCCATCCCCGCCGACGTCTCTACACCGAATCGCCTGGGAATCTACCGGCTCGATTCGGCGAGCGCGACGTGGGTCTATCAGGGCGGTGAACGCCAGGGTGATGCATTCGTGTTCAACGCCGGACGGTTCGACACTTATGCCCTCATGGAGGATGTGACCCCGCCGACCGTGCTCGGGATCGAACCCGCTCCGCAAGGGCGTCCCCGCTCCCCTTTCTCCCTGCTCAAGGTGCGGGTGCAGGATGACGCTTCAGGTCTGGGCTACGACGGCGTCCATCTGACGGTGGATGGAGCGGAGCTGCTCATGGAATACGACCCCGATCGCGGGTGGGCCACCGGGCGCACGGATCGTCCTCTGTCGCGGGGAACCCATGCCCTGGAATGCTGGGCGGAGGATCGTGCCGGAAACCGGGCTCCGACCAAGTCTTTCCAGGTGGAGATCCGCTGA